One genomic window of Arthrobacter caoxuetaonis includes the following:
- the leuA gene encoding 2-isopropylmalate synthase, translated as MRNAQQPSGMPIHKYVPFQDQIVVDLPDRTWPDKAITKAPRWCAVDLRDGNQALIDPMTPERKHKMFDLLVNMGYKEIEVGFPSASQLDFDFVRQLIEGDRIPDDVTIQVLTQSREHLIERTYDALEGADRAIVHLYNSTSVLQRKVVFNTDQDGIVDIALTGARLCKKYEEQLRGIDVTYEYSPESYTGTELDFALRISNAVAEVLEASPDRQMILNLPATVEMATPNVYADSIEWMHRNLANRDSIILSLHPHNDRGTGVAAAELGYLAGADRIEGCLFGNGERTGNVDLITLGMNMFSQGIDPQIDFSNMDEIRRTVEYCNQLPVPERSPYGGDLVFTAFSGSHQDAIKKGFESMEKDAAAAGKSVDELQWGVPYLPIDPKDIGRSYEAVIRVNSQSGKGGVAYLLKSEHNLDLPRRAQIEFSGVIQRRTDTVGGEVTGAELWRVFQDEYLPITPESDGEAWGHYALTSVTADTAENGSFLLTASLRAGGGIPQRRVASGTGPIDALLQILSQDGVDVRLLDYSEHALSASGNAMAAAYVELAVGERVLWGVGIDSNTTLSALKAVISAVNRAIRDSAGA; from the coding sequence ATGCGAAACGCACAGCAGCCCTCCGGCATGCCGATCCACAAGTACGTTCCTTTCCAGGACCAGATTGTCGTGGACCTTCCGGACCGCACCTGGCCGGACAAGGCCATCACCAAGGCTCCGCGCTGGTGCGCGGTGGATCTCCGCGACGGCAACCAGGCGCTGATCGACCCCATGACTCCCGAGCGCAAGCACAAGATGTTCGACCTGCTGGTGAACATGGGCTACAAGGAAATCGAGGTCGGTTTCCCGTCCGCGTCCCAGCTCGACTTTGATTTCGTCCGCCAGCTGATCGAAGGCGACCGGATCCCGGACGATGTCACCATTCAGGTCCTCACCCAGTCCCGCGAACACCTCATCGAGCGGACCTACGATGCGCTCGAAGGCGCCGACCGGGCGATTGTCCACCTCTACAACTCGACCTCCGTCCTGCAGCGCAAAGTGGTCTTCAACACCGACCAGGACGGCATCGTGGACATCGCGCTCACCGGTGCACGGCTCTGCAAGAAGTACGAAGAGCAGCTGCGCGGCATCGACGTCACGTACGAGTACTCGCCTGAGTCCTACACCGGCACCGAACTGGACTTCGCGCTGCGGATCTCCAACGCCGTCGCCGAGGTGCTGGAAGCGTCCCCTGACCGGCAGATGATCCTCAATCTCCCCGCAACGGTGGAGATGGCGACTCCGAACGTCTACGCAGATTCCATCGAGTGGATGCACCGCAACCTCGCCAACCGCGACTCCATCATCCTTTCCCTGCATCCGCACAATGACCGGGGCACCGGAGTAGCCGCGGCAGAACTGGGCTATCTGGCAGGCGCCGACCGGATTGAGGGCTGCCTCTTCGGGAACGGCGAACGCACCGGCAACGTTGACCTGATCACCTTGGGCATGAACATGTTCAGCCAGGGAATCGACCCCCAGATCGATTTCTCCAACATGGACGAGATCCGCCGTACGGTCGAATACTGCAACCAGCTGCCCGTGCCGGAACGCTCGCCCTACGGCGGAGACCTGGTCTTCACTGCCTTCTCCGGCTCCCACCAGGACGCCATCAAGAAGGGCTTTGAGTCCATGGAGAAGGATGCCGCTGCGGCCGGCAAGTCTGTTGACGAGCTGCAGTGGGGCGTCCCCTACCTGCCCATCGACCCCAAGGACATTGGCCGCAGCTACGAGGCCGTGATCCGCGTAAACTCCCAGTCCGGCAAGGGCGGCGTTGCCTACCTGCTCAAGAGCGAGCACAACCTGGACCTGCCGCGCCGGGCTCAGATCGAGTTCTCCGGTGTCATCCAGCGCCGCACCGACACCGTGGGCGGCGAAGTCACCGGAGCCGAGCTCTGGCGTGTGTTCCAGGATGAGTACCTGCCGATCACGCCCGAATCCGACGGCGAGGCCTGGGGGCACTACGCACTCACCTCCGTCACTGCAGACACCGCTGAGAACGGGTCGTTCCTGCTCACCGCCAGCCTTCGCGCAGGCGGCGGCATCCCGCAGCGCCGGGTTGCCTCGGGCACCGGTCCGATCGATGCGCTCCTGCAGATCCTCAGCCAGGACGGCGTGGACGTGCGCCTGCTCGACTACAGCGAGCACGCCCTGTCTGCCAGCGGCAACGCCATGGCTGCGGCCTATGTTGAACTTGCCGTCGGTGAGCGCGTGCTGTGGGGTGTTGGCATCGACTCCAACACCACCCTTTCTGCCCTGAAGGCAGTGATCTCTGCGGTCAACCGGGCGATCCGCGACAGCGCCGGCGCCTAG
- a CDS encoding LCP family protein, producing MTARRAATGPHPSAPSGNRRRRQAVPGSRHLGSRAARGGHPVLATLAVLLSLTLVSGLAFAGIQLMRLQSNFDTKPLNIGQGQDQFPADTNTDAMQILVLGTDNREGQDSNNSDVMMLVNMAADRSHVTVVSFPRDLLVPLPACTDPESGMQYQEMALGQLNGALGNGGPGCTVAAINELTGLNVDHFMMADFNAVKELSNTLGGVEVCVNQPVDDPLSGLNIPAGVSSVQGDQALAFLRTRHGFGDGGDEGRIKAQQSFMASMVRKVQGEGTLNNLPRLYSIAETVTKNLTVDEGLTDVSTLIALAGRLKDVDLGNVAFVTVPVAPYALDPNRLVLDEAAAKPLFDRLVSDQSVTGGEEAEAPASETATPGTPSATPAQAPETIDPATIPVTFLDGISGEPTGRDAELARYLLSEGFTQAVAGGLSQGTTPGTQIFYAYGYEEMANQVAAELNIPASQVALSAVVSGVVVQVGADFTTGTAMDETGDLGGLTGQTAAQVTCQSAFGY from the coding sequence ATGACAGCACGCCGTGCCGCAACAGGTCCTCATCCCTCCGCGCCCTCAGGGAACCGCCGTCGGCGGCAGGCCGTGCCCGGCAGCCGGCACCTCGGCAGCCGCGCCGCCAGGGGAGGCCACCCTGTCCTGGCCACCCTCGCGGTGCTGCTTTCCCTCACCCTGGTCTCCGGGCTCGCGTTCGCAGGTATCCAGCTGATGCGGCTGCAGAGCAACTTCGATACCAAGCCGCTGAACATCGGACAGGGCCAGGATCAGTTCCCGGCGGACACAAACACTGACGCCATGCAGATCCTCGTCCTCGGAACGGACAACCGCGAGGGCCAGGACTCCAACAACTCGGACGTCATGATGCTGGTGAACATGGCTGCGGACCGCTCCCACGTCACGGTGGTCAGCTTTCCCCGCGACCTGCTGGTGCCGCTGCCCGCCTGTACGGATCCGGAGTCCGGGATGCAGTACCAGGAAATGGCCCTGGGGCAGCTCAACGGCGCCCTTGGAAACGGCGGACCCGGCTGCACCGTCGCTGCGATCAACGAACTCACCGGCCTGAACGTCGACCACTTCATGATGGCCGATTTCAATGCCGTGAAGGAACTCTCCAACACGCTCGGCGGGGTGGAGGTGTGCGTCAACCAGCCGGTGGACGATCCGCTGTCCGGCCTGAACATCCCGGCGGGTGTGTCCAGCGTCCAGGGCGACCAGGCCCTCGCCTTCCTCCGCACCCGCCACGGATTCGGCGACGGCGGCGACGAGGGCCGTATCAAGGCACAGCAGAGCTTCATGGCCTCCATGGTCCGGAAGGTGCAGGGCGAAGGTACGCTGAACAACCTTCCCCGGCTCTACTCAATCGCGGAGACGGTGACGAAAAACCTGACGGTCGACGAGGGACTGACCGATGTTTCAACCCTGATTGCCCTGGCCGGCCGCCTCAAGGACGTCGACCTCGGCAATGTAGCCTTCGTGACCGTGCCCGTGGCACCCTACGCGCTGGACCCCAACCGCCTGGTACTCGACGAGGCGGCGGCAAAGCCGCTCTTCGACAGGCTCGTCTCGGACCAGTCGGTCACCGGCGGGGAAGAGGCTGAGGCTCCGGCTTCAGAAACCGCCACGCCAGGCACCCCTTCGGCCACGCCCGCGCAGGCACCCGAAACCATTGACCCGGCAACTATTCCGGTGACCTTCCTGGACGGAATCAGCGGCGAGCCCACCGGCCGTGACGCTGAGCTGGCGCGGTACCTCCTGAGCGAGGGATTCACCCAGGCTGTGGCCGGCGGGCTCTCCCAGGGCACGACTCCCGGAACCCAGATCTTCTACGCCTACGGCTACGAGGAAATGGCCAACCAGGTTGCCGCAGAGCTGAACATCCCAGCTTCCCAGGTGGCACTCAGTGCCGTGGTGAGCGGCGTCGTCGTTCAGGTTGGTGCGGACTTCACGACCGGCACCGCCATGGATGAGACCGGCGACCTTGGCGGACTCACGGGACAGACGGCGGCGCAGGTTACGTGCCAGAGCGCCTTCGGTTACTGA
- a CDS encoding dipeptidase: MTTTSETAGSLPEEAALRASVSAGFPRTLQDLKDLVAIPGIAWDSFDVANLDRSAEAVAALLRGTGLDEVQILRVDNNGKPGGPAVVARRPAKEGMPTVLLYAHHDVQPPGDPELWETEPFTATERNGRLYGRGAADDKAGIMVHIGALRALDEVLGAGSGVGITFFIEGEEEAGSPTFRTFLETHRELLKADVIVVADSGNWKVGTPALTTSLRGLVDGTFEVRVLGHAVHSGMFGGPVLDAPTLLARLISTLHDSQGNLAIEGLVGFDEAQVDYPEQDFREDSSVLDSVQLAGTGSIASRLWTKPALSIIGIDVPSVAMSSNTIQPVARAKFSLRLAPGQDPAAAEEAVARHLEANRPFGAEVVFTPGERGNAFATDTSAPAAQTALWALERAWGTPPVEMGVGGSIPFIADLVEVFPSAQILVTGVEDPDSRAHSANESLDLGDFEKAILAEALVLARLGMPETP; this comes from the coding sequence ATGACAACGACTTCCGAAACTGCCGGCAGCCTGCCGGAAGAAGCCGCCCTGCGCGCCAGCGTGTCGGCGGGTTTCCCCCGAACACTGCAAGACCTCAAGGACCTGGTGGCCATTCCCGGCATCGCCTGGGATTCCTTCGACGTTGCCAACCTGGACCGCTCTGCAGAGGCAGTGGCCGCGTTGCTCCGCGGCACAGGCCTGGACGAGGTGCAGATCCTGCGCGTTGACAACAACGGCAAGCCCGGCGGCCCCGCCGTCGTCGCCCGCAGGCCGGCCAAGGAGGGCATGCCGACGGTGCTGCTGTACGCCCACCATGACGTACAGCCGCCCGGTGATCCGGAGCTTTGGGAGACGGAGCCGTTCACGGCGACCGAGCGCAACGGCCGGTTGTACGGCCGGGGTGCGGCGGATGACAAGGCGGGCATCATGGTCCACATCGGCGCACTGCGCGCATTGGATGAGGTGCTCGGTGCAGGTTCCGGCGTCGGAATCACGTTCTTCATTGAAGGCGAGGAAGAAGCGGGTTCGCCGACATTCCGTACCTTCCTTGAGACCCACAGGGAGCTGTTGAAGGCGGATGTCATCGTGGTCGCAGATTCCGGAAACTGGAAGGTGGGGACACCGGCGCTGACCACGAGCCTGCGCGGCCTGGTGGACGGCACCTTCGAGGTGCGGGTCCTGGGACACGCCGTGCACTCGGGCATGTTCGGCGGCCCGGTGCTGGATGCCCCAACCCTGCTGGCCCGGCTGATCAGCACCCTCCACGACAGCCAGGGCAATCTCGCCATCGAAGGCCTGGTCGGGTTCGACGAGGCGCAGGTGGACTACCCGGAGCAGGACTTCCGCGAGGACTCCTCTGTGCTCGATTCCGTGCAGCTGGCCGGCACCGGGTCCATTGCGTCCCGGCTCTGGACCAAGCCCGCCCTGTCAATCATTGGCATTGACGTTCCGTCCGTTGCGATGTCGTCCAACACGATCCAGCCCGTGGCCCGCGCCAAGTTCAGCCTCCGGCTCGCACCGGGACAAGATCCCGCAGCCGCTGAGGAGGCGGTTGCCCGCCACCTGGAAGCCAACCGCCCGTTCGGTGCGGAGGTTGTCTTCACACCGGGGGAGCGAGGCAACGCCTTCGCGACGGACACCTCCGCACCGGCCGCACAGACTGCACTCTGGGCCCTGGAAAGGGCTTGGGGGACACCTCCCGTCGAAATGGGAGTCGGCGGTTCCATACCGTTCATCGCCGACCTCGTGGAAGTCTTCCCGTCCGCCCAGATCCTGGTCACAGGCGTCGAAGACCCTGACTCACGGGCGCACTCCGCCAACGAGTCCCTGGACCTCGGTGACTTCGAAAAGGCAATCCTCGCGGAAGCACTTGTCCTGGCCCGTCTGGGAATGCCTGAAACCCCCTAG
- a CDS encoding quinone-dependent dihydroorotate dehydrogenase translates to MRVYPTFFRIVFSGMDPEKAHKIGYEAIRAVACTPAAPLMRAVMRPAPELATEALGLTFPSPFGLAAGFDKEASAVVALTNLGFGHVEVGTVTAQAQPGNAKPRLFRLVEDRAVINRMGFNNDGAAAVAPRVRKAVDGLYRRWGRNRPIVGVNIGKTKKVDLADAVEDYLASTRLLAAGADYLVVNVSSPNTPGLRQLQDIDSLRPLLQAVGETADETAGRHVPLLVKIAPDLTDEDIDDVARLALDLKLDGVVATNTTVQRSGLVTDPETVIAAGVGGLSGAPLKERSLEVLRRLRAALGEGPVIISVGGVETGDDVQQRLDAGANLVQGYTAFLYEGPFWAARINRRLQKLQRRR, encoded by the coding sequence ATGCGCGTCTACCCCACGTTCTTCCGGATCGTGTTCTCCGGAATGGATCCCGAAAAAGCCCACAAGATCGGTTACGAAGCCATCCGTGCCGTTGCCTGCACACCCGCGGCACCGCTGATGCGTGCCGTGATGCGGCCGGCCCCGGAACTGGCCACCGAAGCGCTGGGACTCACCTTCCCCTCGCCGTTTGGCCTGGCCGCCGGCTTCGACAAGGAAGCGTCCGCCGTTGTCGCCCTGACCAACCTCGGGTTCGGCCACGTGGAGGTTGGGACCGTCACCGCCCAGGCCCAGCCGGGCAACGCCAAGCCCCGGCTCTTCCGCCTGGTCGAGGACCGTGCAGTCATCAACCGCATGGGCTTCAACAACGACGGCGCCGCAGCAGTGGCCCCGCGGGTGCGGAAGGCCGTCGACGGCTTGTACCGCCGCTGGGGCCGGAACCGGCCGATCGTGGGCGTGAACATCGGCAAGACGAAGAAGGTCGACCTCGCCGACGCCGTCGAAGATTACCTGGCCAGCACCCGGCTGCTTGCCGCCGGCGCCGACTACCTGGTGGTCAACGTCAGTTCGCCCAACACGCCCGGACTGCGGCAGCTGCAGGACATCGACTCGCTGCGGCCGCTGCTGCAGGCGGTCGGCGAAACAGCGGACGAGACTGCGGGCCGCCATGTTCCCCTGCTCGTCAAGATCGCGCCGGACCTCACCGATGAAGACATCGACGACGTCGCCCGCCTGGCACTCGACCTGAAGCTGGACGGTGTGGTGGCCACCAACACCACGGTGCAGCGTTCAGGCCTGGTGACTGACCCGGAGACCGTGATTGCCGCCGGGGTCGGTGGACTCAGCGGAGCGCCGCTGAAGGAGCGCTCCCTTGAAGTGCTGCGCCGGCTGCGTGCCGCCCTCGGCGAGGGACCGGTCATCATCTCTGTCGGAGGGGTCGAGACGGGGGATGACGTCCAGCAGCGCCTCGACGCCGGGGCGAACCTGGTCCAGGGATACACGGCCTTCCTCTATGAGGGCCCGTTCTGGGCGGCTCGAATCAACCGCCGGCTGCAGAAACTCCAGCGCCGCCGGTAG
- the recO gene encoding DNA repair protein RecO, translated as MATKSFASRTYRDEAVVLRTHKLGEADRIVILLTRNHGQVRAVAKGVRRTSSKFGARLEPFMVVDLQLSHGRSLDIVTQAQTKGAYGAGIAADYARYTAAAAIAETAERLTDVDGESANAHYHLVIGAMAALGRGAHAPELILDSYLLRALSTAGWAPSFTACSRCGAAGPHTAFSAPLGGAVCPACRPPGSASPSAETMSLLSALLTGDWESADAAGPQPRRESAGLVASYLQWHLERVVKSLQHVERV; from the coding sequence GTGGCCACCAAATCGTTCGCTTCGCGGACCTACCGGGACGAAGCCGTTGTCCTGCGCACCCACAAACTGGGTGAAGCGGACCGGATCGTAATCCTGCTGACCCGCAACCACGGGCAGGTCCGGGCCGTCGCGAAAGGGGTCCGGCGTACCTCGAGCAAATTCGGTGCGCGGCTTGAGCCCTTTATGGTGGTGGACCTGCAGCTCTCCCACGGGCGTAGCCTGGACATCGTTACCCAGGCCCAGACCAAAGGTGCCTACGGTGCCGGAATCGCAGCAGACTACGCGCGTTACACGGCAGCGGCCGCCATCGCCGAGACAGCGGAGCGGCTGACGGACGTCGACGGCGAATCAGCCAACGCCCACTACCACCTGGTGATCGGTGCGATGGCAGCACTGGGCAGGGGAGCGCACGCTCCAGAACTCATTTTGGACTCCTACCTGCTGCGGGCACTGTCCACTGCCGGCTGGGCGCCAAGTTTCACGGCTTGTTCCCGCTGCGGCGCAGCGGGACCGCATACGGCGTTCTCGGCCCCGCTGGGCGGAGCGGTCTGCCCGGCCTGCCGGCCGCCCGGCTCGGCTTCCCCGTCGGCCGAAACCATGTCGCTGTTGTCTGCGCTGCTCACCGGAGACTGGGAGTCGGCGGATGCGGCAGGACCACAACCAAGGCGCGAATCGGCCGGGCTGGTAGCGAGCTACCTTCAGTGGCACCTGGAACGCGTTGTGAAATCCCTTCAACATGTGGAGCGTGTATAG
- a CDS encoding HesB/IscA family protein, producing MSTSTSENAAGLAGTEAAEELPTHDVTLSDVAAGKVRSLLEQEGRTDLRLRVAVQPGGCSGLIYQLYFDERVLDGDAVRDFDGVEVIVDKMSVPYLSGASIDFEDTISKQGFTIDNPNAGGSCACGDSFH from the coding sequence ATGAGCACTTCCACGAGTGAGAACGCCGCCGGCCTGGCCGGAACCGAAGCCGCCGAAGAACTGCCCACCCACGACGTGACGCTGTCCGACGTAGCTGCCGGCAAGGTCCGCTCCCTCCTCGAGCAGGAGGGACGCACGGATCTCAGGCTCCGTGTCGCCGTCCAGCCCGGAGGCTGCTCGGGTCTGATCTACCAGCTCTACTTCGACGAGCGCGTGCTGGACGGGGACGCAGTGCGCGACTTCGACGGCGTCGAGGTCATCGTCGACAAGATGAGCGTTCCGTATCTCTCGGGAGCATCCATCGACTTCGAAGATACGATTTCCAAGCAGGGTTTCACCATCGACAATCCAAATGCCGGCGGATCCTGTGCCTGTGGAGACTCCTTCCACTAG
- a CDS encoding isoprenyl transferase, producing MRSSRKSPAAAPWPHPSGAVPPPLPRELVPAHVAIVMDGNGRWANQRGLPRTEGHRAGEAALLDVMAGAVEIGIKHVSVYAFSTENWKRSPEEVRFLMNFSRDVLRRQRDQLDEWGVRIRWSGRRPRLWQSVIRELETAEEQTKANSTCTLNMCVNYGGRAEITDAVSAIAQDVKDGKLRPGSISEKTIQRYLDEPDLPDVDLFLRTSGEQRLSNFMLWQSAYAEMVFMDTLWPDVDRRTLWEAVEIYARRDRRYGGAVDQAAAGS from the coding sequence TTGAGGTCTTCCCGCAAGAGTCCGGCCGCTGCGCCCTGGCCGCACCCCTCCGGTGCGGTTCCCCCGCCGCTTCCGCGGGAACTCGTCCCTGCCCACGTGGCAATCGTCATGGACGGCAACGGACGCTGGGCGAACCAGCGCGGACTGCCGCGCACTGAAGGCCACCGGGCTGGTGAAGCGGCCCTGCTGGACGTGATGGCCGGCGCCGTCGAAATCGGAATCAAGCATGTTTCGGTCTATGCCTTCTCGACGGAAAACTGGAAGCGGTCCCCCGAGGAGGTCCGCTTCCTGATGAACTTCAGCCGGGACGTACTGCGCCGCCAGCGAGACCAGCTGGACGAGTGGGGTGTCCGTATCCGCTGGTCGGGCCGGCGTCCGCGGTTGTGGCAGAGCGTCATCCGGGAGTTGGAGACCGCCGAAGAGCAGACAAAGGCCAACTCCACCTGCACGCTGAACATGTGCGTCAACTACGGCGGACGGGCAGAAATCACCGACGCCGTCAGTGCGATAGCCCAGGATGTGAAGGACGGCAAACTCCGGCCCGGCAGCATCTCGGAAAAGACGATCCAGCGCTACCTGGACGAGCCGGATCTGCCCGACGTCGACCTCTTCCTGCGCACGTCTGGAGAGCAGCGTCTCTCCAACTTCATGCTGTGGCAGTCCGCGTACGCGGAGATGGTGTTCATGGACACGCTCTGGCCAGATGTGGACCGGCGCACCCTGTGGGAAGCCGTGGAGATCTACGCTCGCCGCGACCGCCGGTACGGGGGAGCGGTGGACCAGGCCGCTGCAGGCAGCTAG
- the era gene encoding GTPase Era: MTEPTFRAGFVSLVGRPNAGKSTLTNALVGQKVAITSAKPQTTRHTIRGIVHREDSQLILVDTPGLHRPRTLLGQRLNDLVADTLAEVDAIGFCLPANEAVGPGDRYIANQLAALKGKPIIALVTKTDLVDRAALAKQLMSVTALGNEVRGEAGWADVVPVSAADGFQVDTVADVLASHMPASPPLYPDGELTDEPEAVMVAELVREAALEGVRDELPHSLAVVVEEIVPREGRSAENPLLDVRVNLYVERSSQKAIIIGRGGARLREVGTNARRGIEALLGTRVYLDLHVKIAKDWQRDPKQLVKLGF; the protein is encoded by the coding sequence ATGACTGAGCCAACTTTCCGCGCCGGATTCGTCTCCCTGGTAGGACGGCCCAACGCCGGCAAATCCACCCTGACCAACGCGCTGGTGGGGCAAAAGGTGGCGATCACCTCAGCCAAGCCGCAGACGACCCGCCACACCATCCGGGGAATCGTGCACCGCGAGGATTCACAGTTGATCCTGGTGGACACCCCGGGGCTCCACCGGCCGCGCACGCTGCTGGGCCAGCGCCTCAACGACCTCGTGGCTGACACGCTCGCTGAAGTCGATGCGATCGGCTTCTGCCTCCCTGCCAACGAAGCAGTGGGCCCCGGTGACCGCTACATCGCGAACCAGCTGGCCGCGCTCAAGGGCAAGCCCATCATCGCGCTGGTCACCAAGACCGACCTGGTGGACCGTGCCGCCCTGGCCAAACAGCTCATGTCCGTCACAGCCCTGGGCAACGAGGTCCGCGGCGAGGCCGGCTGGGCCGATGTGGTGCCGGTTTCCGCAGCTGACGGTTTCCAGGTGGACACGGTGGCCGACGTCCTGGCCTCCCACATGCCCGCCTCGCCTCCGTTGTACCCCGACGGTGAACTCACCGACGAACCCGAAGCCGTCATGGTGGCCGAACTGGTCCGCGAAGCCGCCCTTGAAGGGGTCCGCGATGAACTTCCGCACTCCCTGGCCGTCGTCGTGGAGGAAATCGTGCCGCGTGAGGGGCGCAGCGCGGAAAACCCCCTTCTTGACGTGCGCGTGAACCTCTACGTTGAACGGTCTTCGCAGAAAGCGATTATCATTGGGCGGGGCGGAGCACGCCTGCGCGAGGTCGGAACGAACGCCCGCCGCGGCATCGAAGCACTGCTGGGAACCAGGGTCTACCTGGACCTGCACGTCAAGATCGCCAAGGACTGGCAGCGTGATCCCAAGCAGCTGGTGAAGCTGGGCTTCTAG
- a CDS encoding DUF3043 domain-containing protein, translating into MFGRKKEAPTAQETVDHASSAQAEEARKAAQAGKGAPTPRRKDQVAARQRPLVPNDRKAAREANRAAMREERLKTRAALDTGDERYLPLRDKGPNRRFVRDVVDARWNVGEFVMIAAAVFVVASFIQNLTVQSFILMAFWALIVLVIIDSFRIRMVLRRKLTAKFGAPNQGDVWYGISRALQLRRFRLPKPQVRRGDKVS; encoded by the coding sequence GTGTTCGGACGAAAGAAAGAAGCGCCCACCGCGCAGGAAACTGTGGACCACGCATCCTCGGCCCAAGCGGAAGAGGCGCGCAAGGCTGCCCAGGCAGGCAAAGGCGCACCGACGCCCCGGCGCAAGGACCAGGTAGCCGCGCGCCAGCGCCCCCTGGTTCCCAACGACCGCAAGGCTGCCCGCGAAGCCAACCGTGCCGCCATGCGCGAAGAGCGGCTGAAGACCCGCGCAGCACTCGATACCGGTGACGAGCGCTACCTCCCCCTGCGGGACAAGGGACCGAACCGCCGCTTTGTCCGCGACGTCGTCGACGCCCGCTGGAATGTCGGCGAGTTCGTCATGATCGCCGCCGCCGTGTTCGTGGTGGCAAGCTTCATCCAGAACCTCACCGTGCAGAGCTTCATCCTCATGGCCTTCTGGGCCCTGATCGTCCTGGTGATCATCGACAGCTTCCGGATCCGCATGGTTCTCCGCCGCAAGCTCACCGCCAAGTTCGGTGCCCCGAACCAGGGCGACGTCTGGTACGGCATTTCCCGCGCGCTCCAGCTGCGCCGGTTCCGTCTGCCCAAGCCCCAGGTACGCCGCGGTGACAAGGTTTCCTAG
- a CDS encoding alpha/beta hydrolase, with product MVQNWQPDTLGDGYRYLTLDLGADEEGPLQATLVSYTPKPPPPPSFLGRVREAVSRFRVPVEPEAVHAVIYIHGWADYFFQTELAAFWAERGVAFYALDLRKYGRSLRPGQSEGFVTDLSDYDADIEAALEAVAVDVHAARGEDTPVRISLMAHSTGGLVASLWANRNPGRIEALMLNSPWLELRGSSLARNAAAGLLEPLARTRPKARLKIPELDYYWRSLSADADGEWDLHPQWKPPGSWPIRAGWVSAVLAGHAQVARGLDVNVPILLMASAHSTIGTTWNPSMMTSDSVLDVNLMVQRGLLLGPAVTVLRFDGALHDVLLSAKPVRRQVYAGLDRWAAAYLLTQRA from the coding sequence ATGGTGCAAAACTGGCAGCCGGACACGCTCGGCGACGGGTACCGTTACTTGACCTTGGACCTCGGTGCCGATGAGGAAGGTCCGCTTCAGGCCACCTTGGTCTCCTATACCCCCAAGCCGCCCCCGCCGCCGTCGTTCCTGGGCCGCGTCCGCGAAGCCGTTTCCCGCTTCCGCGTACCCGTGGAGCCGGAGGCAGTCCATGCCGTAATTTACATTCACGGCTGGGCGGACTATTTCTTCCAAACCGAGCTGGCCGCATTCTGGGCGGAGCGCGGTGTCGCGTTCTACGCACTGGACCTGCGCAAGTATGGACGGAGCCTGCGGCCGGGCCAGTCCGAAGGTTTCGTCACGGACCTTTCAGACTACGACGCCGACATCGAGGCAGCGCTGGAGGCCGTCGCGGTGGATGTACATGCGGCACGGGGCGAGGACACACCGGTCCGGATTTCCCTCATGGCGCACTCCACCGGCGGCCTGGTGGCCTCACTGTGGGCGAACCGGAACCCCGGCCGGATCGAGGCACTGATGCTGAACAGCCCCTGGCTGGAACTGCGCGGGAGCTCACTGGCACGCAACGCCGCTGCGGGACTGCTGGAGCCGCTCGCCCGGACACGGCCGAAGGCGCGCCTGAAAATTCCCGAACTGGACTACTACTGGCGAAGCCTTAGTGCCGATGCTGACGGTGAGTGGGACCTGCATCCCCAGTGGAAGCCGCCGGGCAGCTGGCCGATCCGCGCGGGCTGGGTTTCCGCCGTCCTCGCTGGGCACGCGCAGGTTGCCCGGGGCCTGGACGTCAACGTTCCGATCCTGCTCATGGCTTCGGCCCACTCCACCATCGGTACCACCTGGAACCCGTCCATGATGACTTCCGACAGCGTGCTCGACGTGAACCTCATGGTGCAGCGCGGCCTCCTGCTGGGACCAGCGGTAACGGTCCTCCGCTTCGACGGCGCCCTGCATGACGTGCTGCTGTCCGCAAAGCCGGTCCGGAGGCAGGTCTACGCCGGGCTGGACCGGTGGGCTGCGGCGTACCTGTTGACGCAGCGGGCCTAG